In a genomic window of Nostoc sp. UHCC 0870:
- a CDS encoding tetratricopeptide repeat protein produces the protein MLDNLQINDILAIIVVAIGILLLIYFAGKTLITANLFQQGVNLSQQKDYPGAEAAFRKVININSTNDVVRLFLGDVLKAQAKMTEATELYQEVIQRSPKNPDAYLRLANILMQQNQQEEATINLRKSQELFQKQRQPQKAAKISQVLEKMSAKST, from the coding sequence ATGTTAGATAATTTGCAAATAAATGATATCTTGGCAATTATTGTAGTTGCTATTGGAATTTTATTACTGATTTATTTTGCTGGTAAAACTTTAATTACCGCCAATTTATTCCAACAAGGCGTTAATCTTTCTCAACAAAAAGATTATCCAGGTGCAGAAGCAGCTTTTCGGAAAGTGATTAATATCAACTCTACTAATGATGTCGTGCGCTTATTCTTGGGTGATGTTTTAAAAGCGCAAGCCAAAATGACAGAAGCGACAGAACTATACCAAGAAGTAATTCAACGTAGTCCGAAAAATCCTGACGCTTATCTACGTTTAGCTAATATTTTGATGCAGCAAAATCAACAGGAAGAAGCCACAATTAATCTCAGAAAATCTCAAGAACTATTCCAAAAACAGCGTCAACCTCAAAAAGCTGCAAAGATTAGTCAAGTTTTAGAAAAAATGAGTGCTAAATCAACTTAG
- a CDS encoding homogentisate phytyltransferase produces the protein MTQSSQNSPSQRKSLPSPLQWLYAFWKFSRPHTIIGTSLSALGLYLVAVAISSTGFAVTQIMPVVGAWIACLCGNVYIVGLNQLEDIEIDKINKPHLPLASGEFTQKQGQIIVMLMGILALVLAWFNGPYLFGMVVLSLAIGTAYSLPPIRLKQFPFWAALCIFSVRGTIVNLGLFLHFNWVLQKTPSIPLPVWVLTLFILVFTFAIAIFKDIPDMEGDRLYNITTFTIQLGSQAVFNLALWVITICYLGMVIVGVLRVESINPAFLVITHLVALCWMWVRSLAVDLQDKSAIAQFYQFIWKLFFLEYLMFPVACLLA, from the coding sequence ATGACTCAGAGTTCTCAAAACAGTCCTTCGCAGCGTAAATCATTACCATCCCCTTTGCAGTGGCTTTATGCTTTTTGGAAGTTTTCTCGCCCCCACACAATTATCGGTACAAGTTTAAGTGCATTGGGTTTATACTTAGTCGCTGTGGCAATTAGTTCTACAGGTTTTGCTGTAACTCAAATCATGCCTGTTGTGGGTGCATGGATTGCTTGTTTATGTGGCAACGTTTATATTGTGGGGCTAAATCAACTAGAAGATATTGAGATTGACAAAATTAATAAGCCTCATCTCCCCTTAGCTTCAGGAGAGTTTACCCAGAAACAAGGGCAAATAATCGTGATGCTTATGGGGATTTTAGCCCTGGTTTTAGCATGGTTCAATGGCCCTTATTTATTTGGTATGGTGGTTTTGAGTTTAGCCATTGGTACAGCTTATTCTTTACCGCCGATTCGTTTAAAACAATTTCCATTTTGGGCTGCACTGTGCATTTTTTCTGTGCGGGGGACTATTGTTAACTTAGGGTTGTTCCTGCACTTTAATTGGGTACTACAGAAAACTCCCTCGATTCCTTTGCCAGTATGGGTATTAACATTATTTATTTTGGTGTTTACCTTTGCGATCGCTATTTTTAAAGATATTCCCGATATGGAAGGCGATCGCCTCTACAATATCACTACCTTTACGATTCAATTAGGCTCACAGGCTGTATTTAATTTGGCTCTGTGGGTAATCACAATTTGCTACTTAGGTATGGTGATAGTTGGGGTGTTGCGTGTAGAGTCAATTAACCCAGCATTTTTAGTCATCACCCATTTAGTTGCATTGTGTTGGATGTGGGTGCGGAGTTTAGCCGTAGACTTACAAGATAAAAGCGCGATCGCTCAATTTTATCAATTCATCTGGAAGCTATTTTTCTTAGAATACTTAATGTTCCCCGTTGCTTGTCTTTTAGCTTAA